In Nostoc sphaeroides, the genomic window CGCTTCCTTATCTCAGAGTTGGTTTACCAGAAGCGAACCCTTTCTTAGGTTGGCGGGGAATTCGTTTCTGTTTAGATCATTTGGATTTGTTCAAAACTCAGTTACGAGCAATTTTGAGAGCTAGTGTCGGACACCAAATTAAGATCATGTTGCCAATGATTGCCAGTGTAACTGAGGTACGCGCAGCTAAAGTAATTTTGGGTGAAGTGCAGGCTGAACTAAATCAAGCTGGTATTTCCTTTGATGCAGCGATGAAACTAGGAATTATGGTAGAGGTTCCGGCAGCAGTTGCGATCGCAGATCAGTTAGCTGCTGAAGTAGACTTCTTTAGTATAGGGACTAACGACCTGAGTCAGTACGTCATGGCTAGCGATCGCACTAATCCCCGCGTGGCAAATTTAGTTGATGCGCTACATCCAGCCGTGTTGCGAATGGTACAGCGAACTATCAAAGCTGCTCATGCGGCGGGGATTTCGGTAGGATTATGTGGAGAATTGGCAGCAGATACTTTAGCAACACCAATTTTATTAGGTTTAGGGCTGGATGAATTGAGCGTGAATCCTCAAAGTATACCTGGAGTGAAACAGGCGATCGCTCGGTTCAGTATAGTTGAAAGTGAAGCGATCGTGGCATCAGCATTACAACAAGATTCCGCAGAGCATGTCAGACAACTAATCTCAACTTCAGTTATTCCTCCTGCGTAAATACTTATATATTCTTTGTTGCCTGTATGTTTAATTTTTTAACCAAATCATAATATACTTCATCATTCCTTTAAATATAACAATAGTTTTTATAGAGGTTATATATATTTGTAACCGTTGTCACATATCAATTTTAATCCTCAAAGTTTTCTATACTAGTACAGCATGGCGGAAATAAACCCACCATTACAAACCCTGAAAAAATCAACCTTTGCAGTCTTTGAAAATGGTAGGCGTATTTACGCCGACTTGTACTAGTAGCTTTTTTCATAAAGTTTATGTAAATTCACTAAATAGTTTTTTAAAGATTACATGTATATATTAATATTCATACTGTAACATAACCGAAAAGACAAAAAGATTGTCTTTAAAAGTAAAAACAATGGTATTAAGTTTCAAAAGTGTAAAAAAATTGTCAGTTGCTGTTATTGGATCAGCATTAGCAGCTGCTTTGATTGGGTTAGAAGCTAAGTCGGCAAATGCTGCACTGTTTATCGATCAAGAACAGTCTAGTAGTAATGTAAACATGGCATATTTTTCGCAGTCAGACTTAGCACAATCATTCAAACCAACGGCTAATAATGTTGCAGGTGCTGCCATCAAACTTACAAAGGGTATTGGAACAGTTGGTGACGTTAAAATATCCTTGTTGAATGCTGGAGGAGAGGTTTTAGGAAGTGGTATAGCATTCGGACAGTTTCCCGATGCGTGGACAGAAGTATTCTGGAACCCCGTAGCTGTTACACCAGATAAGACTTTATTCCTCCTATTTGAGTCGCCCAGTAATCTAGCGATCGCTGGTGATCTTAACAATCCTTATCCAAATGGTCAAGTCTATGCAAATAGAGGATTTCAATCATTCCCATATTATGATTACACATTCCGCACATACTCTGATGATAGTTTTGGAATCCAATCCGTTCCTGAACCAACCTCTGTCTTAGGTCTAATGACTTTCATTGCTTTCATTGGTGTTTCAGCCACCAAGGGCAAAAAGCAACAGAGTGCTTTGTATAAAGGCTAAAATCGAATGGCACTAAGTAGGTAAGCAAGAATATTTTCAACTATGTCAAGAAAATTAGACTTCATATAGATGGAATTTTTCTCGCTAACTTACTTAACTGTTAAAATCTTATTCCCAGTTGCCCGTTAAACCCACGAATAGAATTGTAACCAGCACCAACAAAAACGTTATTAGTAGCACCTACCTGAACGCCACCTGAAACTGCAACACCTTTATCTTCTGAATAAAGTCCAACTCCTACATAAGGTGAAATTACAGGCAAGCTGATAAATTTTAAAACATCTACTCCTGTAGCACCATCAGGGCCAGTTCCTAGCTCAACCCCAAAATTTAAAGCTCTAGCTCCTACAGCATAAGTTACATCACCATCTTTTCCACCGACTGAAACCCAAGGTTGCGGTATAAGTTGAGCCGATGCTTGACTTGGGGTAAAGAAAGCTAACAAACATATAGGTGTAAGTAATGTTTTAGTAATAATCGCTATTTTCACGTTATTTTTTTCCAATAATTGGTGCATTTTAATTGTCTTCTCACTTCAGCACTACTGTTAACCAAAGTTTGGTCATGATGGCTAATCGTGACGGATTGAAAGTCGTTTGAGTGCCCAATGAGTTCAAGCATTATTTGAGTAATGTAATATTAATTACAGCAGTATGCAGCCGCATTTTTTAATCGTCAGGTATATTTACTGATTCCTATATAGCGGTTCTCGTTTACGTGAGGTACACCCGTAGGGGGAAGGCGCAATGCCCATTGGTGTCAACTTAAGCTCAAATGCCTTTCAAATCTCGTTTCCAGCCAGAGTCGGGAAATGCACTTCAATTGGGCTGCTGCCGCCAGAAAGGGAGGCGGAGCCTTTAGGATGGCATTCCCAGTCAGAGACTGGGAACGAGGCAATGCCCCTACACCTTGCGATATAATGTTGTACCGCATCTGAGTGGGAACCGCTATATCAAAATTCCTAATTGCTTTCTCAAAAGACCTGATTATTTTCTCAAAATACTTAAATGCTTTCACTTCGGTGTTTTCCGCAAACAAAAGCTATGCATCCCTACTCAAAAGTCGAGACATCTCGCAGCAAATTAGGAATTTCCCCTTGAGATAAAGGAAACTCCAGCAAGGTTTCTCTAAGACCTAAATACCCAGATTCAGCAAACGACAAAAGCATTCGTGAAAGCGCTAGCCAAACCTCTGGTTCGTATTCCCAATCCCGATAACGCGAAGCTTTACCAGCAATTGAACGTAGCGCCCAGAAAAAAGAGTTCCGCACCACCGAACCACCTTTCTTAAACTCTGGCAAATCTTCGTGGTGGATAAAAAGTATTTGATTTTCAATTTTGGCTCTCATATCAGCCATTTGTATTAAAGGACAATGGCAAAAATCGGACTTAAAATTTCCTTTATAAATTAAATCTTAAAGGGACTTCCAAGTAAAAAAATATTCCATTTATTGTTCACTGTTGACCGTTGACGGTTCACGAGTTTTCAGTCAACAGTCAACAGTCAACGACTTGAATGTGGAATAATTTATTTTTTGGAGTTCCCAAATAAAATTTTATAAATTCTTCTTACGAAGAGTTATAAGCTTGACAAATTTCCAAGATTCCCGACTTCTTTAAAGAAGCCGGGAATCTGAGTCTTAGTCTTTAGCTAACTTCTTGTTGGATGTGTAGTAAACCTTACTACCAGTATCAGGGACAAAATGGCAGCTGATACATGAATTCCATACTGACTTCCAAATTGGTTCTTCCGATTTGTGGAAATACTCACCCATCACTGGTTTTATTGCCTCAGTTGCCTTCAGCAAATTGTAGTGAGGGATGTTAAGGAATATATGGTGAGCAACATGAGTACCGATATCATGATGGATATGATTAACCAAACCATAATTACGGTCAATACTAGAAATTGCGCCTTTTAAGAAAGTCCAATCTTCTCCACGATACCAGGGAAGCTCTGGCTCAGTGTGGTGCAAGAATGTCACCAAATCTAGCCAAACTATGAATACAAGGTAAGGCACAGCGTAATATTTCAGCAACCACATCCAACCCCATTGGTAGGTGAGGAAACCTAGCAAACCTACCATGCCAATCAAAAGTACAGTGCTAGTGATGACATCCCATTTTTCCGATGGTTTGAAAAGCGAACTGCTGGGCAAAAAGTGGGAGCCTTCTTTATTAGGAGAACGCTTAAACAAATACACAGGATAAGCCAAGAGAAAAACATAATATCTGCCGATCTTCTGGGCTAAAGGCATCTCATTATATTGTGATTCTGTCACAGGGTACCAGCTTTCATCGTTATCGATATTGCCAGTATTTTTGTGATGAGTTCTGTGGCTGATCCGCCAACCATGATAAGGAACAAGTATTGGTGTGTGAGAAAGATGTCCAATCAAATCATTGAGCCATTTATGCTTAGAAAAAGATTGGTGTCCGCAGTCATGTCCGACTACAAACAAAGCCCAAAACATCGTTCCTTGCATTAGCCAGAAAATCGGGAAGAAAAGCCAAGAATCCAGGTAATTAGCAACTGCATAAAGCAGACCGATAATCAGGATGTCACGAAAGAAGTAAAAAAGTGATTTTGTCACATTGGGCTGAAAGCATTCAGCAGGAATTGCAGCTTTTAAATCTTGAAGAGTGAAAGGTAATTTAGTCGTATCCTCAGACGCTTCACTGCTAAGAGGATTGTTGAAACTGATGGTATCTAATTGCACTGGATTCTTTGGTTGGATATAAATCGGAACTTTATTTGAGACAAAATTATCTCACCTCTAGGATGCCCACAAAACTAGCGATCGCTAACACACAAGAGGATAATTTCTGGCAATTTGCCTAACAATTGTAGTCAATAAAAAATTGCCAGATTTTATTTAAACACAGCATGATAAACGCTATCGTTGATTTAAGAGCGTAAGTGTAATCACAGCGCTATTTATTGCTCTCTGTAATATTCGTCGAAAGTCTTATAGCCTACATCAGTTGTGTATAGTTGACATTGGTCTGTAATCTGCTTCATTAAAGACCAAGAAAACTGACACTCATCATGGAGATAAGGCTGCCAATTTTCTTTGATGCTGCTGTAAGCTAACCGCAAATTATAAGAAGGAATCGCAGTGGAAATATGATGAGGGACATGAACATTGATATCATGGCACAGAATTTCTACCCAACGCGGATAATCACAATGAATAGTGCCAGCTAGCTGTGCTAAAGCTTCGTTCCACTTGTTCGCTGTCGCAAAAGGAACATCTACGGCAGTGTGGTGAACAATAGTAAAAGTACTCATCCAAAAATGGTAAATCATCCAGGGCACTAGCCAAAACTTGACAAATCCCCAGAAACCAGTTGTAGCGATAAGAAGTGGGAAAGCGATCGCTGCAAACACAACTACTACAGCCACAGAAAGCTTGATACTCGATTGGTCTTTAGTTTTGAAGTTTCGCCAATCAAAATGCACCACAGCCCAATGTCCAATGGAACCTACCCACCAGAGGCGTTTACGCATGAACAGCTTAAAAGCAGACTGCCGGGTTTTATCCCAATTTTCAAACACTTCTGGTCTGATTGGATGCCAAGCGTTGTCCTCATCCAGCTTGTTGGTATGAGTATGGTGATAATTATGCTTAATCCGCCAACTGTGAAAAGGGTAAATTAACGGCATCATGAAGAAATGTCCCACCAAATCATTTACCCAACGACGTTTGGCAAAAGACCTGTGACCACAATCATGGCCAATTACAAAAAAACCTGTTAAAGCAGTGCCCGTAAAAATCCAAGCTAGGGGCAAGAGAAACCAAGGAGTGATAATCAGGCTGTAATAGCCCAGGGCAACCGCCAAGACACTAAGCAGTACTTGCGTCCAAGCTTTGCGACGGTTCTGCTGAAAACATTCCCGTGGCAGGGTTTTGACAATATCTTTGAGCCGGAAGTCGGAATTACTAGGCTCGTCACTTAGTTTTTGGCTGTTAATTATTGATGTAGTCATGAACACCTGAAAAACAACAAACTCCTCCACCAAGTCACCAAAACAGTGGCTTGCCGCAAAAATTCTTAATATTAGCGCTTCGGATTATAGCAATCTAACCGACACAAGCGCACCAGTAAATAGCTTTTTGAAAAATCAGGAGTTATTTTTTAAAAGTTAGGAGTTAGAAGTGATGAGTTATGAGTTAAAAATGTTACGCATCATAACCTTTGTACAGACGCGATTAATCGCGTTTTGTACAGACGCGATTAATCGCGTCTCTACTCCTAACTCCTGTACAGACGCGATTAATCGCGTCTCTACCCCTAACTACTTTTTGTTGGGGCCAACTTCACATTAGTCGCCAGACCAACTGCTTGTAGCAATTGAACAGTCATCCAGGTTAAATCGATTTCCCACCATTCCAGCCCATGACGAGCTGAGTATTGAAAGGCATGATGATTATTATGCCAGCCTTCACCGAAAACTAGTACGGCTACCCACCAGCAATTAGTCGATTTATCACCAGAATCATAGCTCTGATAGCCAAATTTATGAGTAGCGCTGTTTACCAACCAAGTGCAGTGATAAACCCAAACAATGCGAACAAAAATTCCCCAGATAACAAAGGGCCAGCCACCCAGAAGCAAAAGCAATACGCCTAGAGCAACCTGGATCAAAATGAAATATTTTTCTAAAAACTGATAAACTGGGTCTTCTGCAATGTCTTTGGTGAAACGAGGTACATCAGCGTGAGCGGGACAATAATGAGTCAGCCAACCCATGTGGCTCCACCAGAAGCCTTTATTAGAATCATGGGGATCGGTGTCAGTATCAGAGTTTAAATGATGAATTCGATGTGTCCCGATCCACTCAATTGGGCCTCCTTGACAGGAGAGTGTCCCGAAAAAAACCAGGAGATACTCTAGCCACTTGGGAGTTTGAAAACTGCGGTGGGTGACAAGGCGATGAAATCCTAGAGTAACGCCTAAGCCGCCAGTCACCCAATACAGCAAGAAACCCACACCAACTGCCGTCCAGCTAAAGTTACCAGGAACAAAAGCAAATAAAGCGCCGATGTGCAGTCCAATGAAAAACAGGGTATTAACCCAGTTAATTTTAGGTTTGGTTGAGGTAGCAATTGTCATGCGATAACCTGAATTTGAATTTTTCCGCCTAGTATGTGCGATCTTAAAATCCGCATATCTATAATTTAATTTTTTTTGAACGAGGAACTGATGAACAGCTTAGAACAGCTGCGGCAAGCAGAACAGGCATTATTAGAAATTTTTTCTGGAATTGATACTCAGGTCAAGCATAATCTAAAACGAGTGCTGGATGCTTTTCGTAATCACCGTGTAGGCGCACACCATTTTGCTGGTGTAAGTGGCTATGGTCACGATGATTTAGGACGAGAAACTTTAGATAAAGTTTTTGCCGAAGTTATGGGTGCTGAAGCTGCGGCCGTGCGGGTGCAGTTCGTTTCGGGAACTCATGCGATCGCCTGTGCTTTGTTTGGTGTTCTCCGTCCCGGAGATGAGATGTTAGCAGTAGTCGGTTCTCCCTACGATACGCTTGAAGAAGTCATTGGTTTACGAGGTAAAGATCAAGGCTCCCTTATCGAGTTTGGCATAAATTACCGCCAATTGGAGCTAACCCCAGAAGGAACCATAGATTGGCAAGCTTTAAGTACTAATGTGACTGAAAACACTCGTTTAGTGTTAATTCAGCGTTCTTGTGGCTATTCTTGGCGGCCTAGTTTATCAATTGCCGATATTGAAAAAATCGTCCATTTGGTCAAACAGCAAAACCCGAATACCGTTTGCTTTGTGGATAACTGCTACGGCGAATTTATTGAAACAAAGGAACCTACAGCCGTAGGTGCTGATTTAATGGCGGGATCACTGATTAAAAATCCTGGTGGTACTATTGTCAGCGCTGGCGGTTATGTTGCTGGTCGCGCCGACTTAGTGGAAGCCGCCGCCTGTCGCCTCACGGCTCCCGGTATTGGTAGTTATGGTGGTGCCACTTTTGACCAAAATCGCTTACTATTCCAAGGCTTATTTCTAGCGCCGCAAATGGTCGGAGAGGCGATGAAAGGGACTTATTTAACTGGTTATGTATTTGACAAACTTGGTTATCCAGTCAATCCTGCTCCCCTTGCTCCTCGTGGTGATGTGATTCAGGCGATTAAACTCGGTTCTGCCGAAAAGCTAATTGCCTTCTGTAAGGCGATACAACAGCATTCTCCTATTGGTTCTTACTTAGATCCTGTTCCAGATGAAATGCCGGGGTATGAGAGCAAAGTAGTCATGGCTGGGGGCACATTTATTGAAGGGAGTACCTTGGAATTATCGGCAGATGGGCCTTTGCGTGAACCTTATGTGGTTTATTGCCAGGGGGGAACTCATTGGACTCATGTAGCGATCGCATTAGAGGCTGCGATTAATGCAATAGGAAGTGCTGGCGATTGATTACAGCATATATTCCGCAGGGCATTAGGTTTATTGAGAAATTAGTTAAAGGCGATGCCTACGGCTGGCTACGCCTACGCATTTGTTAATTCGGCGATCGCATTTGTTAATTCGGCGATCGCATTTGCTATTTCGGCGATCGCATTTGCTATTTCGGCGATCGCATTTGCTATTTCGGCGATCGCATTTGCTATTTCGGCGATCGCATTTGCTATTTCGGCGAACCCATTTGTTACTTCGGCGAACCCATTTGTTACTTCGGCGAACCCATTTGTTACTTCGGCGAACCCATTTGTTACTTCGGCGAACCCATTTGCTATTTCGGCGATCGCATTTGCTATTTCGGCGAACCCATTTGTTACTTCGGGGATGCCTATGGCTGGCTACGCCTACGCATTTGTTATACTATCGATCTACTGATCCCATGATGATATCGATACTACCTAATACTACAACTAGATCGGCAACCTTCACGCCGCGTAAGATTTCGGGTAATACTTGCAAGTTATTGAAATCGGCGGGACGAATTTTCCATCGCCAGGGGAAGACATGATCATCGCCAATTAGATAAATTCCCAATTCACCTTTACCACTTTCTACACGAGCGTAAATTTCCCCCTTGGGAATCTTAAAAGTGGGAGCAACTTTTTTGGCGATGTACTGGTAATCAAAGCTATCCCACTCAGATTTTTTTCCTGCTGTCATGCGCTTGGCTTCCAGGTTCTCAAAAGCACCGCCGGGAAGTCCTTTGAGGGCTTGGCGAATAATCTTCACCGATTCGCGCATTTCCCGAATTCTGACCACGTAACGAGCATAACAATCACCAGCAGTATCCCATTGCACTTCCCAGTCGAAGTCATCATAGCATTCGTAATGGTCTACTTTTCGTAAATCCCATTTCACACCAGAAGCGCGTAACATGGGGCCAGAAAGCCCCCAATTGATGGCTTCTTCACGAGCGATCGCGCCAATGCCTTGAACGCGACGGCGGAAGATGGGATTATTGGTAATTAAGCGCTCATACTCGTCTACTTTGGGAAAAAAGTAATCGCAGAAATCTTCGCACTTGTCTACCCAGCCATAAGGCAAATCTGCCGCCACGCCGCCAATGCGAAAGTAGTTATTGTTCACCATCCGATAACCTGTAGCGGCTTCCCACAAGTCATAAATCAACTCCCGTTCTCGGAATATGTAGAAAAAGGGAGTTCCAGCACCCGTATCAAGTAAGAATGGGCCCAACCATAGCAGGTGATTAGCAATCCGGTTCAATTCCAGCATGATGACACGGATATAGCTAGCACGTTTCGGGACAGTAATACCAGCTAATTTTTCTGGGGCATTAACTGTAACCGCTTCGTTAAACATCCCAGCTGCATAGTCCCAGCGACTAACATAGGGGACATACATGACATTGCTGCGGTTCTCAGCAATTTTTTCCATACCTCTATGCAGATAGCCAAGAACTGGCTCACAATCGACAACATCTTCACCATCCAGGGTGACAATCAATCTAAAACACCCATGCATAGAGGGATGGTGAGGGCCCATGTTGAGCAGCATGGGTTCAGTTCTAGTTTCAATCCTTCTGCCGACGGTCATAATTAAATATTTTCCCTTTCCCAAAGATTGAAAATGAGTGGCGATGCTTCGCTTTGATTAGGAATGATTTGAAGAAGAATTCTGACTTCCGCCTTGCGGTACTAGCCTCCATTATTGAAATAATATGGATTGTAGTCTTGTAGATTCGTCCGATTTTTGGACATTCTTCCTATTTTTTATATTTTTGTTCCAGCATTTTAGGCGTAACTCCCATGAGGCGCTTGAAGTGGCGATTGAGATGGCTTTGATCGACAAAACCAACTTGACTAGCAATCTCTGCAAGAGAAAATTCTCTTTGAAGCAACAACTGTTTAGCTTTTTCAATCCGACAGCGAATAATATATTGATGTGGAGTCGCACCGGTAGATTGTTTAAACAGTTGCGAAAAGTAATGAGAACTCATTTGGACAACGGCTGCAAGTTCCTTTAAGCTTAAGTCCTGAGCAAGATAAGTATTTATATAGTCAATCACTTGCTGCAACTTGTGTTTTGGTAAACCGCCTGAATATTCCCGTAATACAAGTTGCTGTGTAGAGTAGTGCTGCAACAGATGAACGATTAGGGCATTTGTCATTGCTTCTGCATATAGCCGACTATCTGCACCATAATTTTCGAGGGCAGATTTGAGGGCTAGCCCAATTTGGTAAACCAGTGGATCTGGTGTGGCAAAATGTGGTAAAAGTTCAATGCGATCGGGATCAACTGATTCGTAAATTGCATGAGCGAAAACAGTTGGTTCAAATCCCAGAAGAATCACACCACCTGCTGTATCCCAACAGGCACGATGTCCCGTGTAAGCAGGGGCGACAACAATATTACCCTGAGTTACTTGCTCACTTTGAAAGCGACCATCAAGCCTCCGTTCTGCCTGAATTGGTGTTGGCACTTCGCTAAAAATAGCAACGCCATGCTGTTTAGACAAAACCTCTGGAGTCTCGCCAGCTACCTGCCAGTCGTAAGCAAGATAGACATTACTCCAGTTTGCACTCAAACTGGTAAGAAGTGGCGATCGCGAAAAAATTCGCTTATATCCATCTTCCTTTTCTTTGGAGAAGTCAACAGATAAAGATTTCGTTTCTAGCATTGCTCTCACTGGTTCGACGTTCTTAATTTATCAAACTACCAAACGAGTGCTAGCTGATGCGTGTTCATCAAAAATTCCTCCAACCCTCCTTTGCAAGGAGAATTGGGGGAATCAAGTGTTAAGCTGTTACGCATTTAACTTGAACATTTACATGAAGGCTGATGACCGATGACTGATGACTGATAACCGAAAACCTGGCAACAGTTAACAGTTAACGACCGTAAAGAGTGTTTATACAATTTAGGCGCACATCAGCTTATGGCGTTTCTGGGTTGAGTGCAATACAGACCTAACCCCCAGCCCCTTAAGAGCGAGCGTTGGGGAGTAAGATTCAAACATTTGAGAACCGCTATAATGTTTGCGGTTTAATTTTCATCCCGTCCGTGAACTTGAGCAGGTGGACTGGTTGCCTCAACAGCAGTAAATGCTTCTAAAATTTTATAGGTGTGGCTGGCTCCTTTTGGTACTACCCAAGAACTCCCAGACTCTAGTAAAATCGTTTGCCCTTCAATATGCAATTCTGCACGACCATTGATTACATAACCAACAGTTTCATATTCTCTTGCTGTTGGCTCTTTAGGTTCGTTCGGTTCCTCATTCTCCCACAAGCGCATGGAAATGCTTTTGCCAGATGCAAGATATTTTTGACCAAGTTGACCTTTAGGCGAATGGCTAGAGTCTACTTTGATAACAGTTGTATCAGACATATTTTTTGCCTCTTTATAGTTTTAACTTTGGGCATTGGGCATTGGAAACAGGCAGAAGCAGAGAATTCCTAACTCCTAACTCCTAACTCCCTACTAAGGTTTGAGTACAACTTTGATGCAGTTATCTTTCTTGTGCTTAAAAATTTCGTAGCCGTGGGGTGCTTGTTCTAAAGGTAAGCTGTGAGTGATTATAAACGTTGGATCGATATCACCGTTTTGGATGTGTTCTAACAAAGGTTTTAGATACTTGTGGACGTGTGTTTGTCCCATTTTCATGGTTAGACCCTTGTTCATCGCAGCACCCATTGGCACTTTGTCTATAAAGCCACCATATACACCCGGAATTGATACGTGACCACCTTTACGACAAGACACAATTACTTGTCGTAATGCCGTTGGACGGTCTGTTTCTAGACGTACTGCTTGCTTTACCTGGTCGTACATCGCCATAAAATCTGTGCCGTGCGCCTCCATTCCCACTGCATCTATGCAAGCATCGGGGCCACGACCGCCAGTCATTTCTTTGAGTGCTTCGCCTACATCTACTTCTTCGTAGTTGAGAACTTCAGCTTTGCCGTATTCTTTAGCCATTTGGAGACGTTCAGGAACGCGGTCAAAGGCAATTACCCGTTCTGCACCTAGCATATATGCGCTTCTGATGGCGAATTGTCCAACTGGGCCACAACCCCAAATAGCGACAATATCACCGGGTTTAATGTTGCAGTTTTCTGCAGCCATATAGCCAGTGGGAAAAATATCTGTTAGAAATAGCACTTGCTCATCCGTTAAACCATCGGGGATTTTGAACAAGCCGACATCGGCAAAGGGTACTCTTGCATACTCTGCTTGACCACCAGCGTAACCGCCAAATAAATGAGAGTAGCCAAATAGACCTGCTGGCGAATGTCCCATTTGCTTTTCTACTAACCAAGCATTGGGGTTAGAGTTGTCGCAAAGTGACCATAAATCCCGATTGCAGAAAAAGCAACCACCACAAGATATAGTAAAAGGAACAACGACGCGATCGCCTACCTTCACATTTTTCACTGCACTTCCAAGTTCTACAACTTCCCCCATGAATTCATGACCAAGGATATCGCCCTTTTCCATTGTGGGAATGTAGCCGTCGTAAATATGCAAATCTGAACCACAAATTGCCGTGGAAGTAATTTTAACAATGGCATCGCGTGGGTTAATAATTTTGGGGTCGGGAACTGTATCAACCCGCACATCGTTTGCTCCATGCCAGCAAACTGCTTTCATAATTATTTATTCCTTGGTTATGATTTATGACTTGTTTATATCAATAGGACTTAAGCACGAGTTACGGAATAAAAAACCGCAGAGGCGCAGAGGACACAGAGAAATCAAGTTTGAGAGATTTTTTGCGTAAGTCCTAATCAAGATAAATACTCGATTTAGCCTGATTTTGAGACGCGATATTTATCGCGTCTCAGTAAATACTCAAATCTGGTTAAACAATGTATGAGTTCAAAAATCTCGACTCAAAAATTGCTACGAGTCTAGACTCTATCTCTGAGTTGTTTGCTAGGAGGAGTTCGGTAATAACCTTCTTTAGTTTCAGTCAATGGCTGAACTTTGTCTCCAACTGCATTTTTTGTAGACTTAAGAAAATCTTTTGTAGCACGAGGAGTTTCTTCATCCAAGTTTAACTTCTCGCGGATATTATCAGCAGCTTCTTTTAATGGATTTTGGGTTTTTGTTGTTTGGCTATCGTTTCTGATTTCACCTTTTCCGTCTGGTATTCCTTTATAATAAGTGCCCTCTGGAGTTATAACATCAGCTTGTGCTACATTAACGTAGGTAAAAGCTTGACCCAGTAAA contains:
- a CDS encoding zinc-dependent alcohol dehydrogenase, which gives rise to MKAVCWHGANDVRVDTVPDPKIINPRDAIVKITSTAICGSDLHIYDGYIPTMEKGDILGHEFMGEVVELGSAVKNVKVGDRVVVPFTISCGGCFFCNRDLWSLCDNSNPNAWLVEKQMGHSPAGLFGYSHLFGGYAGGQAEYARVPFADVGLFKIPDGLTDEQVLFLTDIFPTGYMAAENCNIKPGDIVAIWGCGPVGQFAIRSAYMLGAERVIAFDRVPERLQMAKEYGKAEVLNYEEVDVGEALKEMTGGRGPDACIDAVGMEAHGTDFMAMYDQVKQAVRLETDRPTALRQVIVSCRKGGHVSIPGVYGGFIDKVPMGAAMNKGLTMKMGQTHVHKYLKPLLEHIQNGDIDPTFIITHSLPLEQAPHGYEIFKHKKDNCIKVVLKP
- a CDS encoding cupin domain-containing protein, with product MSDTTVIKVDSSHSPKGQLGQKYLASGKSISMRLWENEEPNEPKEPTAREYETVGYVINGRAELHIEGQTILLESGSSWVVPKGASHTYKILEAFTAVEATSPPAQVHGRDEN